The Enoplosus armatus isolate fEnoArm2 chromosome 21, fEnoArm2.hap1, whole genome shotgun sequence genomic sequence GCGTTAAGCAGGAGAGTAACTGCTCCGACTAGCTGGTGTGTGAATCAGAGTTGACTCCAGGCTTTGCTCGGGACACTTTAATAATAGATGAACCTGCCAGCCTCCATGATCTCCATGTTTGGACTAATTGGTATTGGGGGCAATGCTAAAGGTACCTCAGTGTCCGTATATGTGGGTGTATTTGTACTTGTATGCCTGTGTTGGCACATGAGTACTCATAGacatatttcagtatttccCTGTGTAAGCCCTACAAAGTGTCATGATTTAGTACCAATGTAGCCATTGGGAATTTCTCTCACACTTTGGAGCACTACTCACAAGCTAAATCACCAAGCTACATGGAGCCCTGAGTCATCGTCCTCCGCGGTATTTACACAGCGCTCGTATCCATGAGGAGTTCCGATGACTGTGCAGAAAAACTTTCAGTGTGTTGCTCAAGACTTTGATTTCAGATCCCACTCAAAGCCACCTGGGTCCTCTGTCTGAGCATCCTTTGCATATGTTCTGTCTATTTATTTCTGGATAAATGCATTAAGGGAGAGGAGCTGGGACATTAGTCCTTCAGACCCTCAAGAAGTCTTTAgtcattttgtcattcattCTTTGTCATACTCAGTTTAGTTGATTAAAGGATGATATTTGGATGAGATCagtatttttattgatttgctCTGATATCCAGCAGCTCCCAGCCTTTTATGTCTGATATAACCCTACAATCCTGTCAGCTGAGCTCAAGCACCAGATGTGCTCATTTGAGTGGATGTTATTGGATGTACACTAATAATTATATCAAAGTGGACAATGTCACAATATTTTTTGATGTTTAGGCTTGGTCTCCTTTTTTTAAGGTTTGGTCAAGCTTTCTTGTGTTCTATTACCTCTTACAGAAGATCCATTACTTTGAGGGAGTTTTGGCTTCTCTGCTCCCTCGCTAAGTCATTTTCACCCACTCAGTGGCAGCATTTCTGGTTCTATCTGACTGGTTGGTGAGAGGCGTGACCTGTGCAGTTAGCCTGTTGTAGCTGGTAGTTTAAGCTCAAGTCAGTTTaatttttataatttaaaatcCCAAATCACAAGTTTAGCTCAAGTAGCTTTATTTGTACagcatatataataataatataaatatgctAAAAAATCTGCCTCACACAATCTTGTTATCCTAAAtacaaatgtgaataaatatatTGTTACCAAATCATAATTTCTATGGTTTCAAATTAGCAgagctactccacaatctttccatgtACCCAATGGTAACTGCAGACTGTAATGACAATagttatatttctttttacttccTCATTCATTATCATGTTCACTCCAGCCAGATCAAAGTGATGCTATTGTATTTATCATGTATGAATAAACAGTCTGATTTAATACCACGGATGTCCTAACACTGCACCACAatctttctgccccccccccctttgttgCCCTGCAGAAGGAGCAAACTGCCCTGAGGAATGCACTGGGGGTTGGACTGCTTAAGATAAGTAAACACCCTAATATCTGTGAAAGAATTCGGTAAAGTGATTGATGGTGTACTTGTGTTGCTCCCATATTGATGAGACAAAGCATCTCCATTTGGGAGAGACTCATCAGACTGTCGTCTCTCCTGAGCCTTAAGGTAAAAGCCATTTACACCGCTACAGAAATACTAACAATCAGAATCCAAGTGGAAGAAATAACACAGCATCAGTATGTGGCTGATGAGGAGCACGAAGGAGAGGAATCATTCAGGGACACATTTGGCACATCTAGTTAAAATGCAGGGCTGATATGAAAATGGAAACACCCATGGTAATGGTATGAATATATAATTTGTCCTTGGGTGTTATTATACAAGGACACAACACATTTCCCTGTCATCTCATTCTCATCAGAGCAGGTGTGACTGTCAGGTCAGAGTCACAAGACAATTACAATCCGTAAATCAATCAgaatctatattttttattacacCATAGAAAGATCATTTTCATTCTGCTACAAAGCACTCAATTACGAACAGTGAGGCGTTCAggttcccccctctctctttctctctcaacgCAACCGGTCGAGGCAGATGACTGCCCACccagagcctggttctgctcCAGGTTTCTGCCTGTTGTGAGTGACTTTGAGTGAGTTTCCTTGCCTCTGTCAACTGTCAACGGTCtgttaataatattttaaagagtacggcctagacctgctctatatgaaaagtgccctgagataatCTGTTACGATTTGgcgttatataaataaaactgaatggaaTTGAAGTGTGTGCACCTTCCCCTCCATCTGCTCAGATGTAATCTTAGGTGGAGTTAAAAAAGGTCTACGAGATATTCAGAAATCTAAATTCTGTTGAAATGATGTCAGAAAGTTATGTTTCAAGAGTTTGAactaatcaaatgttttttctgtacGTGTTGGAAGCGTGAAAACCAGGCTGATATAAATGTCTCTCCTTGTTAGGAGTCAAGATGACAGAGCATTCTCCctggagaaaataaacagactgaaataaGAAGAAGACTTCTGCtttgaataaacacaaattGAGATTGGTTACATGCCCACAGGCTGTGGTGAGGAAATGTATTCTGTGGATATTTGCATAACGGACATCTGTCTAGTTAGCAATTCATATGAGCAACAGTTTTTGGTTCTGAACTATGAGTTTGGAGAGCCAACAGGACTATCACCTGGGTTACCTGTGAGCCTAAGTAATGTACATTTCCAGTCCGGCAGCtaataaatacagagagagtTGTATTTGCTTAACTCTTTATATTACCAACAAATACAGCAAATCGGGCATGGGGTGTTCTTTTATTTCCCTCACTATATGACCTATTGTTGCAATCAGCCATCttaaattattataaaaaatgaaaaatacagaatacaaaCCCATGATCATGGTTCATGAGTGTGTACGCAGGCTTTAGgctactgtgtatgtgtgtgcatgcgcgtTAACACGTGCTTTCGAGTGTTTCCTTACTCTCTGTAAGACTCTCTCAGACGTCCAGTGGATGTTTTACTACAGACACGTAAAGTCACTTTAAACACATCAACAGGTCTGATTTGCTGCATTTGCTTATGACCAGAGAGAAATCACATACAGCCCAGGGATGACACTAAATAACACTGtctgacagaggcagagggcCCGGCTGTTCAAGTCAGGAGGTTTAGGGGAAAGAACGTTACTCATTAAAGATTTGCAAAGATCCTTAGTGATTTGGGGCATAAACAATTGCAACTCCAGAACCTATACAACCAGTTCAAAACCAAAAAGGCAACCCTGGTCTGTTGCTCTAGCTGCTCCTTACTGCCTGTTTTACACTGTGTTGTCAGAATGGCGAAGGAAAATGTCCatttcatgttcatttcaaGTTTTCTTAGTTGCATGTTAAAGAGCTCCATCTAATGGCCAGCAGgtaaaaatgtcattacattCACCTTGACTGAATATAAATCAGGTCTGTGTTCCTCTCACACGCTGATAAAGTAAAacaagaaagtaaagaaaatacaactgATTTTGAGCCATCATAATTTAGTGTGTCATGTCTGAATCTACTACCTGATGACGTcgtcttcaaaataaaagcataccttttttatttttatagacatgaattttattgttttgaaagTATATACCGGAAATGGTATGCCGTATTGTAGCGACATTGCCACACTACGTTGCCAGGCAACCTCATGAAATAATTTGTCAACTCTCGTTAGCAGGCAACTTTTAGTTAGACATTCAATTACAGAGGAAGTCATGAGGTAATGCATTGCTTTCTTGTTGTATGACTATTAAACGTGTTTAAGTCATGATAAGGCGAAAAATCTAACTATATTAAATCGTATAAGTTGTTAAATACTGTGTGTagcatgtgttttatttaagctagttagctaactgtTAGTTTTCAGTCGTTTTAGGACGTCTTGTcgttagctaacttagctaatTCACAAAAACCGAGTTAGCTTAACTATTACTCCAGTTACACTGCCACTCAGAACTTTATTCCCTGAAAAACGGTCACATTATGATTTTAAGGGTTAGTCAAGGGTTTATTATAATGTCCCCATAACTTGTCAAATTGATTTGAAGTTGAGTATGGTATACTAAAGAACACTGAGGGACCTATACAAAATagaatgttttattaaattatatataacaACAAACAGTGACACTACCTGCATCATCATTGGGTAGATTCATCATCAGAGtggaataaaatggaaaatatttccctctgaaatgaagtggagaaaatgaaaatgcttaagtaaagtacaagtacatacCTCAAGACTGTAcactacttgagtaaatgtagttacATTCCACCTTTGGCTGTCATAAAAACTTGGCTCCTTACAAGAAACATTATTCAAAGCAACACACGTTTGCATCTTAAATAAATGACTGCAAACATATTGTAAAATGACGAATGAAGAAAATCTTAATCCACCTGATCTCCTCTTCTCATTTCTCTACACGCCTCCAGCCTACAGGAAGAGGGGCCCCAGGAGGCCCAACTGGAAACTCTGCAGCAGAAAGCAGCCGCAATCATTCAGAGGGCCTGGAGAAGATATGTGGTGGGTGTCTTGTACACACACTAATTAGAGTACACAGGCACAGGCGTAAACTAAAACTTGTTCCTACCCAAACTGCAGTACAGGGAGGTCTTCAAGTATTTCAAAGAGCTTATCAGCCATTGCAACCAGCAGGATCCACAGACGATCCTCAAAACTGTCAATCCTCGAGAGGTACCAGAAACGATCCTCTctataaaatcaaaacaacaaacaaaataaatgttaacatttgatTTTCCTGTGGTAGGCAGAGTTactggatgctgctgctggggtGTTCATCAGGTTTCGACTTGGAGGGGTGAGAGCTAAAGGGGGAAATAGCGGTAAAGCACTCAACAACTATGTGACTATGATTATGCAGACGTACCTGCTAACATCCGGCGTATACCTTtgtcttcagattgcttttCCTCCCAACATCTATTACAAGATCTTCACCCATCGACCCATCGCGGACGTGTGTGCCAGCAGCCCAAGGGACTACACCCAGCTAGGCCTCAAGAGGCCTGTGGCCCAGCAGACCAACAATGGCTGGCCTCTTATGCAGGCAGACCGTTCAGGATGGTACCACCGTATGGAGAACAACAGCTGGAGGCTCTTCTGCTGCAAGGTGAGGAACGTGTCGTATCAAATAGTTTGATGGACATTTAGCTTACAACATAATGCTCTCAGACTctgtttatttcatgaaaaataaagtcagaTATAAGTTCAACTGCTAGCCACTAAAAGCAGATGTTTGAAAGTCTGTGTTGATgtgcttcttcctctctgatAGGTGGTTCCAACGGGTGAGCCCATAGAGATCGGTGCTAACAAAAAAATGGACTTTCACCATTCCAGGCTGCAGCGGCAACAGGATGTAGACaagtggaggaaaaggaggaaaattgAATGGCTGAAGCAGATGTGAGTTTAAAAAGGTTCCATCATATATTTGTCTGTCCCTCTTTTGCTGTACAACAGCCACTGTGGCCTCAACTGGATAACCAGTAATCACCACTTGATGACCACTAgcctcagtttgtgtttattgtgtattattattaaattctTCAGTTCTGCTGAAAGATACATTCATAAATCCCTGGTCTGTTGACAAAACACTGCTATTTTGATGGCATATTGAAAGTTGCGTCTGTTCAATCCATATTGCCAGAAAGGACATATCTACATATATTTTGTACAGTTTATGTTGTATGAAAATGTCCAGAAATGGACTAATGATTAAATACAACTGTACAACTTAACCATGGGCATATATAATTTCCGGGTTCTATCTCTATCTAGATTAGAAAATGGAATCACAACTGTGAgttaaaacatttcttattgTGCAGtgaattttgattttttttcttatctggAAGGACAGTAGAGTTTTTGAGAGTTCTAGAAATACctcaaaaacagtgaaaagttgTCTTTTGACCAATAAACAACTGTGGCAGTGTGTTGCGCAGTCCTGTGTAAAAGTGTGCGTGTCCTCCCTCCCTTACCTACAGGCATGACCAGGGCCGTCTGCAGACTCATCCAGCACACCGACACATGGCGGCGCTGGTGGGGAATTCAGCCCAGGAAGTGATGGACACCATTGAAGAGAAGGGAGACGATGAGATACTGGAATGGGAGCTGGATGAGCTCCTGGCCTGGACCAACACACTCAGCTTTGAGGAGTAAGATCCTCAAAGTTTGTGACATTCCGATGCTTTCTGTTCAATAGACTAGTTGTAATTTAAAGTGGGTCAAAATAATTCAATCTTTATCATTTTGTAACCTATTTTAATACTCTGCCTGTGCAGGTACATGGAGGAGTGGAGACGTTTGGCCTGCAGTCACTCCTCTGAGCCGAGCAAAGGttcctttgaaaaaaaattcCTTTTCTCATGATTTGTAGTGATGGCTGTCTTTGCTGCCACAGGAATGACTCGTTATTGTTGCTTATTAAATGATTTATAGTATATGCTGTACTGCCACCTGCTGTTTAAGTTTAGGACTAACGGCTGTATTTCCATCAGCATATATCTCATCTACTGTAATGCTCCatgcttttgtttacattcgGTTTTCCACGGATCTCTCATTCCTTCCATCCCATTGTCCTCTGTCTTCTCcccttgtcctcctcttcctcttgcaGATGTTCATTCATATCCACCCAGGGTAGATCCACATTAGTTTGCTGGTGTGGCTGAAGAAGACAGTTAGGTAAAACCATCCCAGTGCCAATGTGCTAATTGTGCAGTGATAtccattttatcattttctaaAGTCTCACTTCATCTCCATATCAGGTCTGCAGAGGAGCAGTGCTGTATCTGCAAGATAGGACACAAACCAGTGTAATTATAATTTCCAATTCCAAATAACTATATACGTATTATCTATGCGATCAAGTTATTATCGAtgcaataataattaaaaaaatatatatgatcaATGTGATTGTTGTTATATCAGTTAAGTAGACATTATTCAAATCATTCTTTTTTAGTGTTTGAGTGAGATGAAATTCTGTGACTGAAAATCAACAAATCTATAATAATTATTCAATCAAACTGGTCATAACTGGAGATATCTGGCTGCGCCCCAACAAAAGTCCTCTTGAATATCAGAGAGACCCACTGGTGTCAGTTGAATGTTTTGCCTATTTGTTAgccaaatatataaatatgagtGAAGGCATCGACTTTTCATACAATCGTGTATGTAAAATGAATCTTCAATGCTGTAGGCACTGGTTCGGTCACCGCAGCTCACTGTGTGGACAAATCGGTCATTTGCAAACCACAACACAGACTAAATTACACCGAACTTGTCAAATCTACCATCAAACAATAGATGTTTCAAGTTACACTGATTGTAACCTCAAACAGCGGGCTACACCCGGAGGATTGGCTTCCGGTGAAATGTGAATTTTTCGGATAGCTGTTATCCAAATATAACAGGCAAATGTATGGTAATTTGGACGAAAGGAGCTACTTGAAGAAGAGGGATCTCAACACAAAGCTCAAAGAAATCAAACTGCAATTGACTTCACTCCTCTCACACCTGCATAGGTCAGTTGAATTTGTTAAATTAGGTAAGAACACCTGCCTGAgcacatttttactgttttacaataATGATCTACTTCACTGCTTTTCCTATAGCTTAactaactttattttttttcatttaaagaagTTGTTTTCATACTAGTAAGTGTATGCATATTTGTAGCTGAAATGGCAACCCTGAAGACCGGTGATGCAGACGACTGGATCAAATCTCTTATTCAAGAGTCCCACAAGGCCAAAGAGTTCTCTTACTGTCCTTACAGCCAGCTGAGAGTGGGATCAGCCCTGTTAACAGAAGATGGAAGGATCTTCACAGGTAAAACATGATCTTTGGTCAATTTGAAATAGTCACACGAGCGACAGCGACATATGCAGAAAGTGTGCAGTTATGTTTAAACTAAAGAAACGTCACTTGTGTGTTTCAGCTACCGCTGGCTGttaaaataagttaaaaaaacGGCAGGTCACTGAATCAGGCAGTGTGACAAACCTTGACCAATTACAATAAagtatttccttgttttttgaCAGGTTGCAATGTTGAAAATGCATGCTTCTACCTGGGTCTGTGTGCAGAGAGGACTGCTATAAACAAGGCTGTTTCTGAAGGATACAAGAAATTTAAGGCCATAGCTGTTTCTAGGtactatttatgtttttgttttgaatgtttaaatgCTAACTGTAATTGTGTTAGTGGACTTtgtaagtgagtgagtgaaaacatttcagattcACACttctttgatttgaattgaaattgtGTGTCACATTTGTTGCTAAGAGAGAGACCAGACTTCCATTAAAAAGTCTCTTTTTCTGCAGTGACCTGGAGGACCGGGTGATCCCTCCTTGTGGTGCCTGCCGACAAGTCATAAGAGAGGTAATTATTCAGAATCAAAACATTTCTATAGACTGGGGATCTCAGTTGGAATTGTTTAcaggtttattcattttatgtcAAAGCTAATTGAAGAAGCCCTCATATGAGAACACACATTTGCCCCATCTTTCAAACCTCATCTCTCCCCTCTCAGTTTGGTGATATGCCCGTCTTCATGACCAAGGTGGATGAATCCTACACCATGATGACATTGGAGGAGCTGCTTCCACTGTCATGGGGTGCTGAGTACCTgaaggaaaaggag encodes the following:
- the c21h11orf65 gene encoding LOW QUALITY PROTEIN: protein MFI (The sequence of the model RefSeq protein was modified relative to this genomic sequence to represent the inferred CDS: substituted 1 base at 1 genomic stop codon); the encoded protein is MSLQRVFVLWKTSCLVPVTPRPSGSKDYRPVALTSHIMKTLERLVLEQLRPSVKQWRMPSSTCSTASTPTWISRRALKGQSRLYFLRRLRSFNISRTMLRMFYESVVASAILYAVACWGSRLRMADSNKLNKLIRKASDVVGVELDSLTVVLQEEGPQEAQLETLQQKAAAIIQRAWRRYVYREVFKYFKELISHCNQQDPQTILKTVNPREAELLDAAAGVFIRFRLGGIAFPPNIYYKIFTHRPIADVCASSPRDYTQLGLKRPVAQQTNNGWPLMQADRSGWYHRMENNSWRLFCCKVVPTGEPIEIGANKKMDFHHSRLQRQQDVDKWRKRRKIEWLKQMHDQGRLQTHPAHRHMAALVGNSAQEVMDTIEEKGDDEILEWELDELLAWTNTLSFEEYMEEWRRLACSHSSEPSKDVHSYPPRVDPHXFAGVAEEDS
- the LOC139304644 gene encoding cytidine deaminase-like; translation: MATLKTGDADDWIKSLIQESHKAKEFSYCPYSQLRVGSALLTEDGRIFTGCNVENACFYLGLCAERTAINKAVSEGYKKFKAIAVSSDLEDRVIPPCGACRQVIREFGDMPVFMTKVDESYTMMTLEELLPLSWGAEYLKEKETDFPKRN